The genomic DNA TGCTTCTCTCTGAGCTGAGCTCTGCTGCAGCCTCTGACACACATCTCTGGGACTGGGGTGATGGGCCGAGGAGGCGTGAGATTATCAATCAATCACACTCACTTTCTACCTCCAGCTCTCTGCTAAAAGCTTACCCTGCCACAGGAAATTATTTCTGAGCCCGTCGGACACGGGAACCTGAACATGTTTACGAGTGTTTGGGCTGCATGCATCCTGCCAAGTCCTGTGATTGATCAGTGACACTTCATGGGGTTACTACTGCAGTTAGAGAGGCAAAttgttttgtgtgtttgagtgcgtGTTGCAAAGTGACCTGTGCTAGTCAGACAGTAAAAGCGAGGCTCCTGGGGGGATTGAGAATTAAAATTGAAATGAAGTTGCTCTAACCTTATGTCACTAGGTTGCTATGAGTGTCTTATCATCCAGATGCTGCTGAACGTGAGCATgtggatccctctcctcttctctgatGTGTGACATGCATTGACTCTGCAGGTGGAGTGAGTGGGCTAGCTACATGTTGTAGTTCCAGAGCTGTTGCAGCTGTGGTGGGTGGTGCCACTGGGCCCTGCTCATCAGCATTCATCACAGTCTGCATGTTTTGGACCGTGTCACGTGCACTACGTCATGACGCCATAAGCGATTGATTGCCTTTTTATCggctggagggatagagggtgggTTCTCTGTCTGTTGCAGAACGGGGATAGATAGACAGTTTGTGGGGATATGGTGGGAGCACGGGGAATTAGAGAGATGTGAGATGATATCTGGGACGTGCGATCTCTGTGTTAAACCACTCCAGCAGCCTTGTGAAAACCACTCTCCTCTCGACAGACCTCTTCAGCCATGCATCATTAACAATGTACCCAACCAAATTAGACAGAAAAGGAACCGTCTCAAACCTGAGGGCCATGTTGTCTAAAATATGTCTTTGCCAGCACCAGCTGTAACAGCCACGCTCAGTTATCAGGTTTCTGCTCATGTTTTAcctttttaaatgtaaccttcatttaactaggcaagtcggttaagaacacatttctatttacaatgactgcctaggaacagtgggttagttGCAGAAGGACTGATTTTTACCTTGCCGGCTTGGGGagtcgatctagcaacctttccggttactggcccaacgctttaaccactaggctacctcccgcccctGAACCTGATTCACTTAAAGAtaagcctgagagagagagcctcAGTCAGTACCTCATCTGTATTGCAGTCAACAGGTAGGCTACATTTTCTATGAGCCAGACAGAGCTTGTTTATCAATTCAGAGAAGCATCAGAAATTATGGAAGTCCCCATCTGTCCTCAGACTTGCAGAGTTCTTTTAATCATGACACCCTGAACAGCCAGACAATAAGGAGGACTTCCTGCCAATGCAGTAGATAAAATGGGGAGGCTATACCATCTTTGCCATGGGTGGATGTGCCTCCCGAGTAACTGGAAACCATGCACCATTCTGGGGTGGGTGGGTCGGTGCATACGTGTCTGGTTTACGCTAGTATTTCTCACAGAGCTGTGATTCTCTGGCCTGTCGAGAGTCGGGTCTTTGGagcctgtctgtcgctctctggTCTTCTGTCTCTTCCCCCTGAGACCCTGCTCTGATTTTAAGTAGGGACTTAAAATATGCTGTTCTTACAGTTGACTCGTGTTTTAGGAGAATAAACAGTTTTTCATGAAACACCCGTTGTAACCTCTCCGGTGGAAGAGTGATGAGCTTCCACTGAGCCTTTCATCCTAGAGCTTTGTATTCATCCACGGAGACACTAATTGTCTCCCTCTCTGATTTAGGATGCATTGCCTGCTGAATGTGAATGGTAGGGCTCAAAAATAATAGGctaggtgtgtgtgagagagaccacagagagcaACAATGACTTCATTCTGCTTGCTCTGGTTGGCGCGCCAGCTTGAGTGAGTGGCTGCACGTCCCTGTGGATCCCAGTCTGACAAATGGGGCCAACGCTGCAGTAATCAGATTAGAGGACGTAAATGACGGGCTGCAAATGTCCCACCTTGTGATCCCCCACATTCATTTTATTACAGCACTGAGCTAATGAGATTACCCTTCAACCAGACTAGCCGACCAAGAGCTGTCACttacacccagccagccagcctgtggCTCAATCCAGCCAACTCCTTATAAGATGATGCAGTGTGTTGCTATGTGGTCAGGCAGGGGCTGTCGTCAAGTCAGCCCTGGCCCTGAGTGAGCCCAGCCTAGAGACGCTGCTGCCCACTAATCCCTGTTTGTTCCCTGTTTTCTACAGGAAACCCAGGATCAACTCCCAGCTGGTGGCCCAGCAGGTGGCTCAGCAGTACGCCACGCCTCCCCCACccaagaaggagaggaaggagaggccTGAGAGGGAGCACGACCCAGACGGGGAGCTGTTGGATGTGGAGGGGGAGCACCATGAGGGAGTGCGTCCGGAGAGAGTGAGGCCAGATGAAGGAGAATCTCCCCTGGATAACGGCAGGAAGGAGACACCAGACAATGACAAAGCAGAGAAAATGAAAGAGGTAaaagcggaggaggaggagaaagaggaggtgaaagaggatgagaaagaggagaaagagatcaGGCCCATCACCAAGAGACCCAGCCTCAAGGAGATCAGCCCAACCAGGCCCATCATCAAGAGACCCAGCCTCAAGGAGATCAGCCCAACCAGGCCCATCACCAAGAGACCCAGCCTCAAGGAGATCAGCCCAACCAGGCCCATCACCAAGAGACCCAGCCTCAAGGAGATCAGCCCAACCAGGCCCATCACCAAGAAACCCAGCCTCAAGGAGATCAGCCCAACCAGGCCCATCACCAAGAAACACAGTCTCAAGGAGATCAGCCCAACCAGGCCCATCACCAAGAAACACAGCCTCAAGGAGATCAACCCAACCACACCCATCACCAAGAAACCCAGCCTCAAAGAGATCAGCCCAACTAGGCCCATCACCAAGAAACCCAATAACAAAGAGATCAGCCTAGTCAGGCCCATCATCAAGAAACCCAACATCAAAGAGATCAGCCTAGCCAGGCCCATCACCAAGAAATCCAGCATCAAAAAGATCAGGTCAGTGTGTAGTTAAAGAAGTAACATGTCTGTACAGAGATAAGGGTTTGTTTAAGCATCATCTCTCTATAGACATGAACTTTACTAATATAACTCCTGTGTTTGCCTGTGCAGACCCAAGACAGACATTCACCAGAGTCCACCTAGTGATAAACACAGTGTACAATCTGGGAAGTCAACAACCAAGACCAACAACTCTCACATCTCCAGGTAGGTCCTTCTTCTCTCTGCTACTAGTACTGACAGTATCTTGCCGTTGGACATTGTGAAAACCTGTCATGGCATTTAAATTGCCACTCGTTCAAGCTATTCTTAAAGGCCACTGTTGGAAAAAATCAAGTTATTCATCAATTATATTTGTATGTTCTACATCCACTCTCATTTTCTCCCTCTTACTTCTGGTTGATCTTGTTATTGCTCATGTTGTTGTTGGAATGAGCAGTTGGGTCTAATCACCCACACTGGGCTGGCCACATCTATGATTGTATCTTAGTAAGGCAGTTTTATCAATGTAGTTCTAACCCTGTTTTCCCCTGCCGACTAGGCCCAAACTGAAGAATATTGACCGGAGCACCGCCCAGCAGCTAGCGATAACGGTGGGGAACGTGACGGTCATCATAACAGACTTTAAGGAGAAGACCCgttcctcctccacatcctcgtCCACCGTGACATCCAGCGCAGGCTCTgagcagcagcatcagagctccGGCTCCGAGAGCATGGACAAGAGCTCGACTCGCACCTCCACTCCCAAAGGAGAGCTCTCTGTGGGGCAAGATGAGTCCTTCTGAGCCCTCCAGTCCAGGTGCTCTGAGAGGACTCTGTGGATGGGATCCCTTAGGGGGAGATATTTCACCTTCCTACTGCTGCCCTACCCCCTGCACCCATCTCCATTCCATCACCATCCCTGGATGCTGAGAGAGCTCGCTGATTGGAGCGGCCCCAGCGTGTGCCTGATGGTTAACGTCCAACCATGGGAACACGTTGTGCATGGCCCATGTGGGAGAGTGGGGCTGACAGGAATAATGTACTGTTTTATATTTGTATGTGGATATGTGGCTGATTCAACATGTTTGTTTTTGTATAAAGAAATTATCTGCACAATAACCACCATTTTAACAACTCTGAAATATTATTACCCTTATTTATTACTTGTTTCACCTgtatacttttagactttttttTGTTGAGGCTTTGCTTTGTAGTGCTACCTATCGCTCCCTTTGACACTAGTTTTGATGGTTGTTACTGGTAGGATAGGACAAGGCTTGATACACCCACACAATGGTGCTAGATAGAGACAGACTGTGAAACAGTTTCCAACATGGGACGGTCGTTCACACAATACAACAGTGCTAATAACCCAGAAATGTTCGCTTTCTCTCGTTCACTATCACTCTCCTACAGTGAGTGTGGACCTCTGTGTAGTCTGGTCTTTCAGGTTGATATGTAGAGGTCAATGTGCAGCATAAACAGGTAACCTGTTTGATTTGAAAATCCTACGACGTAAACTCAACACACCCAAACCTTTTCTTCTAGCTTTCTTTGTCTATGATTTAGTTTGATATAGAATTGATGGCCTGTCTTTAACTGTATGGTGTAGGCGATAGTGAAAAACACTAAAGTTGCTGGATGTTTTTTGCATTCCGTCGCTTCAATATTGTTTAGCCATTTGAGGGATGGAGTGGGACCCTCTGCTTTGAGACAGGTTTATTTCTGTAGTGACTGAAGGTAAGTTTAGATCCACCTGTTAAGACCAGAGTTTGAACTGTAATATAGTGATTCCCTGTACCGTTTATAATATCCAGCTGACGCTAAGGGACTTCAGCTTGTAATAAGTCCTAGCTAACGTTTAGCCTACTAATCTTCTTTTCAAATTCTGTTTACAAAGTTGTAATTTTCCAGTCCGTTTTGTCCAAATGCCTGGACAGATTGAGAATTGATTTGAGTGACTTATTCTGATAAGATATATTTAAGACTCCCAATATGTAGGCAAGTGAAGGCAGAAACATTGCAAGTAGATGATATAATAGAATATTGCATTTTGTTTTGAATTTTCAAAGCAGTTACAGCTTACCTAAATAACCAATTAAATGGTTCTAATTCTCCTTTAGACAAATATAGACAAACACAATTTCCTCTTAACTGTAATAAATTGTATAAAGAATAAATGTGTATATGATATCTTAGTTTTATTTATTGAAGGACCAAAGGAATTTCATAATGACATGATACATAGACAAATGAATA from Oncorhynchus keta strain PuntledgeMale-10-30-2019 chromosome 10, Oket_V2, whole genome shotgun sequence includes the following:
- the LOC118388336 gene encoding RING1 and YY1-binding protein-like, which gives rise to MGDKKSPTRPKRQAKPSADDGFWDCSVCTFKNSAEAFKCSICDVRKGTSTRKPRINSQLVAQQVAQQYATPPPPKKERKERPEREHDPDGELLDVEGEHHEGVRPERVRPDEGESPLDNGRKETPDNDKAEKMKEVKAEEEEKEEVKEDEKEEKEIRPITKRPSLKEISPTRPIIKRPSLKEISPTRPITKRPSLKEISPTRPITKRPSLKEISPTRPITKKPSLKEISPTRPITKKHSLKEISPTRPITKKHSLKEINPTTPITKKPSLKEISPTRPITKKPNNKEISLVRPIIKKPNIKEISLARPITKKSSIKKIRPKTDIHQSPPSDKHSVQSGKSTTKTNNSHISRPKLKNIDRSTAQQLAITVGNVTVIITDFKEKTRSSSTSSSTVTSSAGSEQQHQSSGSESMDKSSTRTSTPKGELSVGQDESF